Part of the Virgibacillus necropolis genome, TCTTGCCCATAAGGAATAAAATAAATATATTTACTAGCCATTAACCGCATTAGATTAACACCGTTAAGTCCTAATGCATCATTTGTGGAAACACCTAATACCACTGGCTTCCCATTTCTCATCGTTGCTTTTGCTGCCATTAATACTGGTGAATCTGTAAGTGCATTAGCAAATTTACTCATAGAATTACCTGTTAGTGGAGCAATAACCATACAGTCGAGTGGTGCGGCCGGTCCTAATGGTTCAGCTTCTGGCATTGTAGAGATTACCTTCTTGCCTGTCATGGACTCGATTTTTTCAATATGATCTTCCGCTTTACCGAATTTTGTATCTGTCGTTCGCACAGTATACGTTACAATTGGAACAACCTCTGCACCTTCCTTCATTAGTTTCTCAATTTGCGGAAACACCTGATCGTACGTACAATGAGAACCTGTAAGTCCAAAACCAATTCGTTTTCCTTTTAAAGTCATTCTGTTTCCTCCTTGCTAGTAATAAACTTTTTAATTACATCTGCTAAAATTCTCCCCGCAGTTTTAGGCGCTACAATACTAGGTAAGCTCTTAGCCAATATCGCTTCAATCCCTCGTTGTTCAGCGTATTCAAAATCTGTTCCACCTGGTTTAGAAGCCAAATCAATGATTAATCCATGTGATGGTAAATATTGAATGGACTCTTTCGTGATTACGCGAGCTGGTATGGTATTAATTAATATGTCACAATCAACTGTATTATCTGGAAGCTCTTCAAATGGA contains:
- the dpaB gene encoding dipicolinate synthase subunit B, translating into MTLKGKRIGFGLTGSHCTYDQVFPQIEKLMKEGAEVVPIVTYTVRTTDTKFGKAEDHIEKIESMTGKKVISTMPEAEPLGPAAPLDCMVIAPLTGNSMSKFANALTDSPVLMAAKATMRNGKPVVLGVSTNDALGLNGVNLMRLMASKYIYFIPYGQDDPYKKPNSLVSHMELLADTIESALLFEQIQPVIIPYQNNGES